Genomic DNA from Bacteroidales bacterium:
ATATTAATTTGTCAAGACACTAGTTGTTATAGAAAATAATACTAATAAAGAAAAGGAACTCATTGATAATTATTTAAGCACATTTGGTTATATTTTCGCAAGGGAAGGTTATGTAAATTCATATTTTGTACAAAACGAGAGCTATTCGGAAAAGTTTAAATCTATAAATATCACTTGCAGTATTGAAAAACAGATTCATCCTTTGGGGATTAATTATACTATTAGTGATTATTATAATGGAATATACTACTAAAAAAGCGAGAGGGGATCAGCACTTTTGAATAGACTTAATGAAGAATTAAACGCGAAGGTTAACCTAATTAATAAGCGAGATGAACAACTTGTAAACAAGAATAAGCTGCTCGCACAAAAGAACAAACCTTCAAATGAGTTATGTAGCAATTCGGATTCTTCATCAGTCAAACTTATCATCGACAGAAATTGTGAAGGGTTTTGTTTTAATGCTAATAAATCTTTCATCCTGCTAAAAAACAATTATCTCGCATGCGTATATATATGCGCGCGCACATAGTATCAACTTTCAATTGTTATTATCTATAATGAAAAATGTTCCTGAATTGTCAATAATAATACCTAATTATAACAGTTTCATGTTTTTGGATGATTGTTTAAATAGTATATTAAATCAGACTTTCACAAATTATGAGATAATAATTTGTGATGATTGTTCAACCGATAATTCAGTTAAACTTATTCAACAGTATGCATTGAAGTATTCATTTATTCGAACAATCTATCATACAAAGAATATAGGTATTTCCATGAATCGCAATAGTGGTTTACTTTTGGCAAGAGGGTTATATTTTACAACAATAGACCAAGATGATATATATATGGATATTCAAAAGCTTGAAAAAGAAATGGATATTGTAAAATACTATAAAGAAAAAGAAAATAAAATAGTATGTGCATTTTCTAAGATTGCAATTTTAGATAAAGACTTAAATTATTTAAGCGATCAATGGCCGGAAAGCAAGATTGTAGAAGGTTATATATTTAACGAAATTATAACCAGATCAGTAATGATTCCGAGAGATTATATAGTAGCAAGAGAAGCTTATTTAGCAGTAGGCCAATATGATAAATTAGTCAAGCTTTATGAAGATTGGGATTTAAAGATACGACTTGCACATAAATACGATTTTTATTTTACTGGTATTTATGGTACAGGTTATAGGAGGCATGGACAAGGTTTTTCAAATGTTTCTATACCTCAAAATATTAGAGCACTTAAAAAAGTCTTTAACAAAAACATCCATTTAGTTTTGGTATCGTATAAACAAGAAGTAGAAATAAAATTTGCAAGCTTTCTTAACAAGATGAAAGAGAGGATCATTAAAAACCTGAAACAAGAATATAAGGATACTAAGAATCATAAAAGAACATTTCTTGCCCGATTAAAAATCAAAGCTAAGATCATTTACTGGAAACATCAATAATCTAATTGATACAAAAAGTAATATTCTGATAATTATTTTCGATAAAAAAATAGCATTGAGCCTGTTTTGATTGCGTATATTGGGTTAGCCTCATTTTGTAATTTTACAAACAAGATGTAAACCTACCGGAGACCACATTTATAATGATAAAAACCTTCTATACATTTAACACAATAAAATTGTATAAATAACTCAATAGATCACATAGATAGAGCCAATTTCAGTGATTTAAAAAATATCAAGTTTTATTAAAATATTATTATCTTTGTTCCGTCACATTAATTTAAAATAATGAAAGTTTGCATACTTGGTGTTGCCCGATCAGGCACTACAGCGATTTATTCCCTGTTGCAAGAAATAATGCTTGAGAACCTTACAAGTGTTGATTTTGTATATGAACCATTTTTATGGAATACAGAATCTTTTAACTCAAGATTTGAGGAAATAGGTTTTAATTTTAAATATAATAGTTCAATATCCATTGAAGGCATATATAACCACCAGAAACTACCAATGTTTATTGGAAATCCGGATAAATATAAATCCAACAAATATCTTAATCGTTTATTTCACTCTAATGATCCAAATAAAAACATGTTGGTTAAACTAATCAAAGCAAATGGAAGGTATTCTTTGATCAGAGAAATATGTCCTGATTGCAAAATGATATTTACACTGCGAAACCCAATTGATTCAGTTTATTCAATTATTTCAAAATTCTCATACTATGGTGGAGAATTCCATAAAGATGACTACAGTCGGTTTAAAAATGAAGTTATAAACAAATTCAAAATAAATCTGGATCAGCAAAACATAACGGCAAAGATTGACAAAGAACTTGCATATTGGTATTACATGAATAAATTTACACTGGAGAGTTTTAAGGATACAGGATCAAGACCTCTAATTATATGTCATGAAGAATATTTAAATAACAGGAAGGATTTTATTATTCAAATATGTAAGTATTTGGATTATGATTATAATCCAGACTATTTAACTTTCTCCAAAAAAATGAAGGGAGCCGTCACAAAAATGTTTAATATCTCACAAAGTGAACTTAATGTCTTATCTTCATATTGGGATAAATATATTCAATTGCTTAAGGAAAATAGAATTGAATTTAATGTTGATCTGGATACAATACTAAATAAATATAATATTCGAAACAAAAAATGTATAAAAGAAAATAATTATTATGGATTAAGTCCATTGATAATTTATCACAAGGTTAATGAAATAGAATCTAATAATTATGCGCAATCACTTGTTATTGCAGAGAAAAGTCACTTAATAGAGGAAAGCACTAATAGAATAAAATATATTAATGAAAAACTATTTGATAAACAAGAGCAGATAGATAATTATATGAATATTATCAAAGGAAATGATTATTTAGTAGAAAAATGGGATAAAATAATAATAGAAAAGAATAAAACTATTCATCACCTTGACATGATGGTAAACGCAAAAGAAAATATTATTGAAGAAAAAGATAAAACAATACAGAATATTGAGCTTGTTGTTAAAGAAAAAGAGGAAATTATTGGCCAAAGGGATAAGGTGATTACTGATAAAAATAAAACAATACAGAATATTGAACTTGTTGTTAAAGAAAAAGAGGAAATTATTGGCCAAAGGGATAAGGTGATTACTGAAAAAAATAAAGCAATACAAAATCTTGAATTAGTTGTAGAAGGAAAAGAGGACAATATAAGTGAACTTATATTGAAATTAAAGGATACTTCATTGTCATTGGATAATAAAAAAGATATGTTGAAACAAACCTCTGAAAAGCTCGAACTGTCATTAAAAGAAAAAAATCAAAATGAACGAAAAATTAATGAAATTTATGCTTCGGCTTCCTGGAAGATAGGTCATAATATTATTTCTTTAATTGTTAAGTTGTTTTTTTGGGTTCCGTTTTTTAAGAAAAAATTTAATTAAATAGTAAATGTATTAGCTCCATAAATAACTAGACAAAATAAATAAAACAGATTTACTTACAAGTTGACCTATTAATTTTACTAATTAAAATTTAAAAGAAATTAATATGACATTAAAAATATCAATTATAACTCCAACTTTTAATGCTGAAAAATATTTGGAGGATACTATAAAAAGTGTTCAAATGCAGGAGTATACAAATGTTGAACATATAGTTGTAGATGGAGGATCAACTGATTCTACAATAGAAATTTTAAAAAAATATTCTCATCTGAAGTGGGTTTCTGAAAAGGATAACGGACAATCGGATGCCATGAACAAAGGATTTGCCCTATCTTCGGGCGATATAATTGGATATTTAAATGCTGACGATTATTACAACCCTAATGTTTTCAATACTATTATTAGGTATTTTAATAAGGGTGCTTTTTTTGTTCAGGGTAAAATTAAAGTAGAGAGAGAAGATAAATCGTTTACAATAAATAATGCTCAAACAACATTCCAGGGCTTAATTCGTCATTGGGAGCCAAATGCATTTTGTGTTAATCCGGTTGGCTATTTCTACCGTCGAGAAGTACAACAAAAGGTTGGTGGTTTTGATGTAAACAATCATTTCTCAATGGACTTGCAATTTTTAATTGGTATTGCAAAATTATACTCAATAACCAAAATTAATGAAGATATTATTCTCGGTGTTTTTCGTTATTATGAACAGACAAAAACATCAAAAGATCAATCAAAAAGTGATCTATGGTGTCCAAAAACATTTTGGTATATTGATGAATTTATTAAATATCTACCTGAAGAAGAAAAGCAGCAATATTATAAGGAGAGAGAGCAAGGATATGAAATGAGAAAAAAATGGCAGGCAATGGAAAAAAACTCTAGAAAAAATTTATTGGAAAAAGCAAAATATTTATTAAAAAAAAATAAAATAATATTATGATTGATGGTGTTTCATTAATAATATGCACATATAATGGGAGCAAACTATTGCCGCTTACAATAAAACATATCTTAGACCAAGAAACAGATTTAAGAATTCACTGGGAAGTATTGTTTATCAATAATGCATCGACTGATGATACAAACGATGTGATCTTGAATTGTTGGAAATCAAAAATACCAATGCGAATAATTAATGAAGACAAACAAGGGGTGATTTATGCGCGTCAACGTGGACTAGTTGAAGCAAAATATGATATAGTATCCTTCATCGATGATGATAATTGGATCAATGATAATTGGATTGAGGAAGTTTATAGTACTTTTCTTAATAATCCTTTAATTACTATTTGCGGTAGCAAAAACAAAGCTAAATATGAGATTAATCCACCAGAATGTTTAAGTTGGATTGAAGAATCATTTGCCATAGGTTCGCAAGGTGAGTCTTTTGAAGATATCACAATTAAGAGAGGATATGTATGGACTGCAGGTTTATCATTAAGAAAAGATGTATATTTTTCACTTATTGAAAAGGGATTCTCATTTTTCCTTACAGGTAGAAAGGGTAAAAAATTATCTGCAGGCGAAGATACAGAACTCTGTTATGCCTTTATACTTAGTGGATATCAAATATGGTATAATGAAAGAATGACATTAACACATTTCATACCAGCTCAAAGATTGCAATGGACAAGGATTATTCAACTATTTGAGGGATTTGGGAAAGCACATTCTGTTCTTCAGATATACAAGCTTTTTATTGATAATAAAAATAGTATATTAATTTTATTTTATAACAATATTAAAGATTATTCTAAATTTTTTATTCAAAGGCTATTGGGTCAAATTAAAAATAATGAGGGTAATGGAAAATATTTACACTATCTTTTTATTAAAGAACGATTTATTAGCACTGTATTTAATTATAATTTCATAAATAACTATTTTTCAATAAATAAGTTCAGGAAATCTGTTTCTAAAATGAAGAAATAATATGAAATTTACAATTATTACTCCTTGTTACAATACTCAAAAGACTATTGCTCAAACCATTGAAAGTATAATATATCAACATGGTTCTTTTTATATACAATATATTGTGGTTGATGGTAATTCTCAGGATGATACAGTAAAAATTCTATACAAGTATAAAAATGCTCTGGTGAATAACCAAATAATGATTAATTGTCTGGGAATTGATTTTATAATTATTTCAGAGCAGGACAAAGGAATGTATGATGCTCTTGCTAAAGGATTAAGAATTGCAAATGGAGATATAACATCATACATTAATGCTGATGATTATTATTTACCAAATGCCCTATTATCTCTTCAATATATATTCGAGGGATTTCCTAATGTAAAATGGTTAACATGTACCAATACCTGGTATAATTCTATTGGATCAATTACTTATTCTTTTAAGCCTTTTCGTTATAAAAGAAAGCTAATTCAAAAAGGTTTTTATAATGGAAAAATATTGCCTCATATTCAACAAGAAAGCACATTCTGGAGAAGCGAATTAAATAATAAGATAGACCTTAACAAACTGGTTGTTTATAAATTAGCAGGTGATTTTTATTTATGGCACGTATTTTCAACATATCATGAACTTTATACGCTATACAATCAACTAAGTGGTTTTAGGATTTCAATGAATCAAAAATCTAATGATATGGCACTATACTATCAGGAATGTAGTGAAATCATAAAGGATAAAAGTCCATCATTAATTGATTATTTTTTTGCACAGGTTGAACGAGTAATTTGGTATAGTCCGGACAAAATTAGAAAATTTTTTAAGTTTCCAACAAAATTAGTATTAAATAATTCAGTCATCGAAAATATAGAAAAACAAAAAAAAATAAATATAGGATAAATTGAAGATGCAATAAGAATAAATGTGTTTCAACATAAATAATGACTGCATAAATTTCTAATGACAGATTTGGGGAAAATAATTTACATGGTGTGACTTCCTCACAAAATACTGGACATATTAAAAATAGAGATTTTAAGCAAAAAATAATATGTTTAACGAAATATTTTTGCTATGAAAAGATCAAAATTTTGAACAAAAAAGAAAATGAGTCAATTTTTCAAAGGCCTTAAAAACAGCAATTCATTACTGCTCATGCTTGGGAGAAGTTGATCTCAAATGTATATAATATTTTAGTATGTTGTATATTTGTTGAAATGCCGATATTGATAGTAGAATATATGTTAGACAAAAATGAACTTGTATCAGATCAACACTAGAAAAATATTTGGATTTATAAAATGAAATGTTATTTACATATTGGTACCGAAAAAACAGCCACTACAACCTTAAAACATTTTTTACATCGAAATAGAGATAAGCTTTCACAATCTGGGTATGGATATACCAAAAGTGTGGGCAAGATTATCAATCTAAAGCTACCAATAGCAGCATATGACTTAAATAGAAGGGATGCATTTACCAAGGGGAAACAAATTTATACCAACACGGCATTGTTCAAATATCAGCAAGCCGTTATTACAAAGCTAAAAAAAGAAATAAATGGTATTTCTCAACCTAACATAATTTTTTCATCTGAACAAATTCAGTCTCGTCTCACCAGTCTCAGTGAAATTAAAAGATTAAAAGAAATACTTATTAATCTTGGATTTGACGAAATCGCGGTAATTATATATTTGTGGGATCCATCAGAAATTGCAAATTCGTTTTATTCAACCAGCGTCAAAAGCGGCTCAACGGAGGCCTCTCCCCAGAATCTAAAAGGTCCATATTTTAGGAATATATGTAATCATAAGAACACATTGGAAAACTTTGGATCTGTATTTGGCAAGATAGCGATTATTCCACGCATCTGCGATAAAGATGAATTTAAAAACGTTTCAATTATCGAAGATTTTATTGATGTGATTGGGGCACCTTGGTTTGATGATTATATTATTCCAAACAATCTAAATGATAGTATTTCCGCCACTGGATTAGAAATTCTTAGGAGATTTAATCAAAAAGTTCCAGTATTTATTGATGCCAAGATAAATCCATTACGTCAGAATATAGTTCATTACTTTGATTTACATTATGGAAAAGATAAATACATGATGCCTATCCAGTTACAACAAGAGTATGACATCGAATTCAAAGAATCGGCATTGTTAATTTAAAAAAAGTAGTTTTTCGATGTGCCCTAAATATAATTGAGCGTTTATAGGAATTTTTCAAGAAGAAAACGACGTATAACCATTATTATGAAAAGTTTGCAGTTTTTAAAAATGAGTGTATGCAATTCTTTCAAGATATTGAAAAATACAAAGCTGAACTTAAAACTCTAATGGCTGACAATTTTCCGATAATTCAAACATGATTTTTTGCAAACACATTTTCCTTAAGCATAAATTAATATTATTTTGATCTTGAATCGACTACAATCACCCAAAAAAGAACCGATTAAATTAACTTTTACATTTTCCATTCCAAGGCTAAATCTTTACTCAATATCTTTCTGGGATTGGAGTATTCCATTATTTATCATTTTAATTATATTCCTATTTAATTTTCCTTATCTGTTTATAGACTTTTTAGTTGATGACGATGGGCTCTGGTATTATTTCGCAAGTTCAGGAGAGGAGATATACAAATATACATGGAGAGGTAATCCTTGGCGTGATTGGTTTTATTCTTATAGCATGGTTTATATGGGTTTACCTTTTATCAGGGGTATCTATCTTGCTAATATGGCATTAATATCACTGCTTTTATATTATCTATATCGAAACATATTTGGCATTAATACTAAAATCGCCATAGCCGCAGCTGTAATTCCCAATATTTTGCCCAGTCTTATTGGTATTCCTGTTGGATTGAATCTTTCTTATGCTATGTGGGGATTGATGCCTATAACTGCATCTTTACTAGTATTATCAAAAGCACTTTTAAAGAAAATAGGTTCGTCATGGTTTTTATTCATCGTCGCATTAGCATTGTATGCCTTTGGTTTGAATATGTCTTCAACAGCAACTTCTTTAATTCCATCGGTATTATTCTTTTTCTTGTTTTATTTTCCAAAAGCTAAAATTCGTACAATAGTTTATGGAGTTCCATTTCTGGCATACGGTATATGGCAGTTCTTTCAGCATATTCAAAGTCCAAAACTTGATTCTCAAACCATAACTAATGATGTTATAATCGATCGGAGTCAGCAGTTTTTTGAAATGTCAAGCTTCCTACCGTACAATCAGTCATATTCATTATACATTACTATTGGATTAGCAGTACTTGGCATAATTGGATTGATTTCAATGAATCCAATTATCTATAAACAACCTATTCACTTTAATAGTAATAAAAACTATTTTTTGCTATTAATGATTGGTTGGCCTCTATGTTGGACTTTTTTTACTAGTTATGCATATTTAACTGCAGCAACAACATTTCATCCATTCCGTTATGCATATATTTTCAATTTCGGGCCAGTTTTTCTACAAGTAATTGGTGTTGTTTTTGTTGTTTTTACTATTCGGAAATATTTATATTTGACTAAACACACTAAGTTAACGATTGCTCTTTTATCATTTGGATTGATTATTTTCACTGGTATTCAAAGATTAAACAATTGCTCCTATTATAATACCGAGCCTTCCCAAATTATACGAAGTACACTATCCACTTTTGATTTGCCGAAAAATACTCAAATTATTATAATAGACAACCCTCGAAATTGGTATATCCCACATTCAGGTAATCATAAAGTAAACTCCGGTTTTATTCGTTACCTTCTTCAACGCAATGATTTATATGCTATAATAGGCAAGGATATATATCCAAACGATGTTTTTAGAAGATATGGACAATTCTGGTGGTTTGATCATATGGTAAATTTTGATTCCCAAAAACCAATTATTGCTTTTCGATATAAAGATAATAATCTTGAACGCGTTGAATTAATGTTACAAGTGAAATCAGCAAGAAATGAGGGAAGTTCCTGTTTGAATTGGAGTCTTTTCGATATAAGTTCAATTCAGGTACCAGTAAAAATTGCAAAAGGAGTTGGGATGTCATCATATACAGACTATATAAATAATAACTTACCTCAAGTATTCCATAATGCTGATATTGCCTTTGCACCAAACGATTTTCCTGATGATTTTGCTAATGCTGATGTTGCCGAAAAGCTAGCCCAAAAAAAAGGCTTGATTGATAAAAAAATTAACATTGGCGAATACTTCACCCTTCGAAACATAGTGCCTTTTGAAAAAAATAATAAAATATATTTGCAAATTTTATTACGAGTCATTGAAATACCTAAAACTCATTTTAAATTATCCTATACAATTGACAAAAAAAAAAACCTGGTTTCTCTCTGGGATATTGCGATGAAGGATGACAACATTCTAATTATCACACCGCCAATTAATCTAAACAACCTTAAAAAAGGGATTTCATTGGGTTTTGTTAATACTGGCGTTTGGCCTTATAAACCTTTGTTGATTAAGGATGGAGATTTTACAAAGGAATCTAATATTATTATCCAGTCAGATTACTCAAATAGTATAAACAAATAAATCATCCGAAGTGTTTACTTAGATAAAATTTATTAGTAAATAATTATATAAAACAAAATATGCTAAACAATAAATCAATCCTTATCACCGGAGGAACAGGTTCTTTCGGTAAAAAATTTACAGAAATGATTCTTAAAATATTCCCTGATTTAAAACGTTTAGTGATTTATTCACGGGATGAGTTAAAACAATTTGATATGGCTCAAATTTACCCTGAGGATAAATATCCACAAGTCAGGTTTTTTATTGGAGATGTTAGAGATAGGCATCGTTTTATCAGAGCATGTGAAGGTATTGATGTTATCATTCATACTGCTGCTTTAAAACAAGTGCCAACAGCAGAGTATAATCCCGATGAATTCATTAAAACAAATATTGGAGGAGCTCAATTTAGATCATCCAATTAACTTATTCAAAAATAATAACGAATTTTATCAGATAGAATATGCACTTCAATGGAAAGATAGAAAAAGTAAGAATTCAGAATGGACTATATATAAGTTTGAACTGTTGTCGGGAAATGCTTCAGGTTTTGTTGAAAGCATTGGATGGAAGGAGTATATTAATACTGTCGATTCATTGAATAATATTGGAATATCTCAAGATATGATTATGTTTGGTGATTTACATTCGAAAAGTGATAGCACTAGATTAGGCCTTCAGAAGTCAAGCATCAACAATGATATAAAAAACAAATAACATAATGTAACACAAAGCTACAAACAAACTAAAAAAATAGCTGCAGTAGCAGAGGCAGTTGCAGTATAATCTATTACTGCTCATGCTCCTGTTACTGCTGTATATTCACAAAGATTAAAAAACTTGCTAAAAAAACAAATTTTATTGAATATATAGTATAATTATTTTATTTTTGTATGTTAACATAAAACCTAAATTCAAGTAATTAATGTAATTTTTATATAATTAAAAAAAATAAAGATAAAATTGATTGGTATATAATTAATCCTGAGCTGATTGCTAACTTTGTGTCGGGTGAATACCTAAAATGGATTGAAAAGAATTATTAAAGTTAACCTATAATGTTAAATACTTCAAATAAAAATTCAGTTGAATTTTCTGTTGTTATACCTGTTTATAATGCTGAAAAATCTCTTAATAAATTATGTTCAGGGATTATAAAAGCTTTTACTAAAGAGCTGAAAGTATCTTTTGAAATTATTCTTGTAGATGATGCTTCTTCGGATAATTCATGGGATATAATGGAAGAACTCCACTTAAATGAACATAAGGTTAAAATAATACAATTATTAAATAATTCAGGGCAACATAATGCAATAATGTGTGGAATAAGTTTTGCCAAAGGAGATTATATAATAACCATGGATGATGATCTGCAACATCCCCCTGAAGAAATTCCCAAATTGGTTAATTTTATTATCCGTAATCCTCAATATGATGCTATTATTGCTATAAATGAAGAAAGAATGCATTCTATCTTTCGAAATGTTGGAAGTTATTTTGCAAATAAATTAATTAATTTAGCTATAAAGAAACCTGCGAATATTAAACTATCAAGTTTTAGAATAATTAACCATCAGCTAAAAGATGCAATTCTATCATATAGAGGGAGAAATGCTACATTAGGTTCTTTTATCTGCATACTCACTAAACGTATAGCAAATATAAAAGTTAAACACAATAAGAGAGTTTATGGAAGATCTAACTATTCGATTAAAAAACTAATACAGCTAACTTTAAGCAATATATTTAACTTCAGTGTATTACCACTAAAACTAATAAGTATAATTGGATTTATGTCCTCATTATTTGCTCTATTAATAGCAGCCTATATTACTTATCAAAAGATAATAGGGAATATCAAACTTTCAGGATTCACTACAATTACTGTGTTAATTGCATTGTTTTCAGGTATTATCCTTTTTTCTATAGGAATTCTTGGTAATTATATAATGATAATTTTGAAAAACATTAATTCAGACAAACAATTTATGATAAGAAATAAAAAGATAGATAATTAAGGACATAAGTATGAAATATTCATTAGGAAAATTGATGTTCAAACGAAAAAAAATACTTATCTTAGGTGTGGGAAATCTTCAAGTTGATCCAATTAGAATTTTAAAAGATGGAAACCACGAAGTTCATGCACTAAGTTATAAGGATGAGGGACCGGGAAGAGCATTTGTAGATAAGTTTGATGTAGTTGATATTGTTGACAAAGAATCTGTAAAAAAATATGTTTTAGAAAATAATATAGAAGTTTTATACTCAATAGGTTCCGATATTGCTATGCCAACTATTAGCTATGTGTCTGAGGTTTTAGATTTACCACATTTTGTTAGTTTTAAAACAGCTAATACATGTCAAAATAAGTGGCAATTAAGATCATATATTGGGGATGATTTTAACGGTAATATTCCTTTTCGCAGAATTAAATCGATTAATGACATCCAATATTGGAAAAACTATCCATGTGTTTTGAAACCCGTTGATAGCCAAGGGCAAAGAGGTGTATTTGTACTTGATAGCATCGCTGATTTTTATCAGTATTTTGAAAAATCATTAAAATATTCAAAATCTAATGAGCTGATCGTTGAAAATTTTATTAATGGTCCTGAACTTTCCATAAATGTATATGTTGTTGACGGTACTATAGTGTTTATTCAAACTACGGATAGATTGGTTTTTAAAAATTATCCTGGTGGTTTAGTCAAAGAACATAGAATACCATCTGTTTTTATTAGCAATGAAATGGAGTTAAAAATACTTGATCTAGTAAAGTTTGTTGTTAATAAATTACAAATACTTAACGGTCCTGTCTATTTTCAGATCAAAATTATAGATAATTCACCTAAATTAATTGAAGTTACACCACGATTGGATGGATGTCACATTTGGCGATTAATAAAAGAATATTGCGGCGTTAATCTTCTTGAAATTACATTTAAACATTTGATAGATAATACTCTTGATTTAGAGTCTTTTAAAAAAAATGAATTAAATCCATACAAATTAACATTCCTGAACGAAAAGCCTGGAAAAAATGTTAACAGAAATAAATATCAAGTAAAGAATCCTATATATCTTGAATGGTATTATAATCAAGATGAGATTGTTAGACCTATAAATAATTATTTTGAAAAAATTGGTTATTATATAAAGGAATGTTAAAATACAGTGAATCAGTATTATGAAAAATATAAATTGGATTTACCTATCCTATGAACTTAGCTCGGATTTATCTTCTTATGGAAATGGTGAGAGAATTAACATAAGTAGAGTTAATAGAATTGAGAAAGGTAAAAGCAGTAATACCTCTTTACTTACATTTTCCTCACATTTTGGAACACATATTGATTATCCATATCATTTTTCGAATGAAGATCCCAATGGTGACTTTTATAGTGCTAAAGACTATATTTTTGAAAATATAAGGATAATTGATATTTCTCAAGAAACAATACCAGATTTATTAATAAAAAATAATAATTTCTTAATTAAAAAAGTAGACAATTTAACAGAACTTTTAATAATAAAGACGAATTTTGGAGTGGCACGTCATACCGAATCTTACTGGAAATATAACTGGGGATTTTCCCCTGAAACAGCAGCTTATTTAAAAACATATTTTCCGAATCTAAGGGCTATTGGATTTGATTTAATATCTTTGACAAGTTTTCAAAGAAGAGATATTGGAAGAATT
This window encodes:
- a CDS encoding polysaccharide biosynthesis protein, with the translated sequence MLNNKSILITGGTGSFGKKFTEMILKIFPDLKRLVIYSRDELKQFDMAQIYPEDKYPQVRFFIGDVRDRHRFIRACEGIDVIIHTAALKQVPTAEYNPDEFIKTNIGGAQFRSSN
- a CDS encoding sulfotransferase; this encodes MKVCILGVARSGTTAIYSLLQEIMLENLTSVDFVYEPFLWNTESFNSRFEEIGFNFKYNSSISIEGIYNHQKLPMFIGNPDKYKSNKYLNRLFHSNDPNKNMLVKLIKANGRYSLIREICPDCKMIFTLRNPIDSVYSIISKFSYYGGEFHKDDYSRFKNEVINKFKINLDQQNITAKIDKELAYWYYMNKFTLESFKDTGSRPLIICHEEYLNNRKDFIIQICKYLDYDYNPDYLTFSKKMKGAVTKMFNISQSELNVLSSYWDKYIQLLKENRIEFNVDLDTILNKYNIRNKKCIKENNYYGLSPLIIYHKVNEIESNNYAQSLVIAEKSHLIEESTNRIKYINEKLFDKQEQIDNYMNIIKGNDYLVEKWDKIIIEKNKTIHHLDMMVNAKENIIEEKDKTIQNIELVVKEKEEIIGQRDKVITDKNKTIQNIELVVKEKEEIIGQRDKVITEKNKAIQNLELVVEGKEDNISELILKLKDTSLSLDNKKDMLKQTSEKLELSLKEKNQNERKINEIYASASWKIGHNIISLIVKLFFWVPFFKKKFN
- a CDS encoding glycosyltransferase family 2 protein — translated: MIDGVSLIICTYNGSKLLPLTIKHILDQETDLRIHWEVLFINNASTDDTNDVILNCWKSKIPMRIINEDKQGVIYARQRGLVEAKYDIVSFIDDDNWINDNWIEEVYSTFLNNPLITICGSKNKAKYEINPPECLSWIEESFAIGSQGESFEDITIKRGYVWTAGLSLRKDVYFSLIEKGFSFFLTGRKGKKLSAGEDTELCYAFILSGYQIWYNERMTLTHFIPAQRLQWTRIIQLFEGFGKAHSVLQIYKLFIDNKNSILILFYNNIKDYSKFFIQRLLGQIKNNEGNGKYLHYLFIKERFISTVFNYNFINNYFSINKFRKSVSKMKK
- a CDS encoding glycosyltransferase family 2 protein, which gives rise to MLNTSNKNSVEFSVVIPVYNAEKSLNKLCSGIIKAFTKELKVSFEIILVDDASSDNSWDIMEELHLNEHKVKIIQLLNNSGQHNAIMCGISFAKGDYIITMDDDLQHPPEEIPKLVNFIIRNPQYDAIIAINEERMHSIFRNVGSYFANKLINLAIKKPANIKLSSFRIINHQLKDAILSYRGRNATLGSFICILTKRIANIKVKHNKRVYGRSNYSIKKLIQLTLSNIFNFSVLPLKLISIIGFMSSLFALLIAAYITYQKIIGNIKLSGFTTITVLIALFSGIILFSIGILGNYIMIILKNINSDKQFMIRNKKIDN
- a CDS encoding glycosyltransferase; amino-acid sequence: MKFTIITPCYNTQKTIAQTIESIIYQHGSFYIQYIVVDGNSQDDTVKILYKYKNALVNNQIMINCLGIDFIIISEQDKGMYDALAKGLRIANGDITSYINADDYYLPNALLSLQYIFEGFPNVKWLTCTNTWYNSIGSITYSFKPFRYKRKLIQKGFYNGKILPHIQQESTFWRSELNNKIDLNKLVVYKLAGDFYLWHVFSTYHELYTLYNQLSGFRISMNQKSNDMALYYQECSEIIKDKSPSLIDYFFAQVERVIWYSPDKIRKFFKFPTKLVLNNSVIENIEKQKKINIG
- a CDS encoding glycosyltransferase, producing the protein MTLKISIITPTFNAEKYLEDTIKSVQMQEYTNVEHIVVDGGSTDSTIEILKKYSHLKWVSEKDNGQSDAMNKGFALSSGDIIGYLNADDYYNPNVFNTIIRYFNKGAFFVQGKIKVEREDKSFTINNAQTTFQGLIRHWEPNAFCVNPVGYFYRREVQQKVGGFDVNNHFSMDLQFLIGIAKLYSITKINEDIILGVFRYYEQTKTSKDQSKSDLWCPKTFWYIDEFIKYLPEEEKQQYYKEREQGYEMRKKWQAMEKNSRKNLLEKAKYLLKKNKIIL
- a CDS encoding glycosyltransferase family 2 protein encodes the protein MKNVPELSIIIPNYNSFMFLDDCLNSILNQTFTNYEIIICDDCSTDNSVKLIQQYALKYSFIRTIYHTKNIGISMNRNSGLLLARGLYFTTIDQDDIYMDIQKLEKEMDIVKYYKEKENKIVCAFSKIAILDKDLNYLSDQWPESKIVEGYIFNEIITRSVMIPRDYIVAREAYLAVGQYDKLVKLYEDWDLKIRLAHKYDFYFTGIYGTGYRRHGQGFSNVSIPQNIRALKKVFNKNIHLVLVSYKQEVEIKFASFLNKMKERIIKNLKQEYKDTKNHKRTFLARLKIKAKIIYWKHQ